A genome region from Glutamicibacter arilaitensis Re117 includes the following:
- the ychF gene encoding redox-regulated ATPase YchF, giving the protein MALTIGIVGLPNVGKSTMFNALTRAQVLAANYPFATIEPNVGVVPLPDSRLKVLAGIFGSERILPATVSFVDIAGIVKGASEGEGLGNKFLATIREADAICQVTRAFVNDDVIHVNGKVDPASDIETIATELILADLQTIENQLPRLEKELRTKKIEKSFLDAVLAAQKILEEGITLFAAAKTKGVDLEELAPMQLMTTKPFIYVFNTDEAGLADAEMQAKLSALVAPAEAIFLDAQFESELAELEEDEAEEMMEDAGIEESGLDKLARVGFDTLGLQTYLTAGPKESRAWTVRKGATAPEAAGVIHTDFQRGFIKAEVIGFEDLVAAGSVANAKSAGKARIEGKDYIMKDGDVVEFRTGLTSGSKK; this is encoded by the coding sequence GTGGCTCTTACTATCGGAATCGTCGGACTGCCCAACGTCGGCAAGTCCACCATGTTCAACGCGCTGACCCGTGCCCAGGTGCTGGCAGCCAACTACCCGTTCGCAACCATTGAACCTAACGTGGGTGTCGTGCCGTTGCCTGACTCGCGCCTGAAGGTGCTCGCCGGAATCTTCGGTTCCGAGCGCATCTTGCCAGCGACCGTGTCCTTCGTGGATATCGCCGGCATCGTCAAGGGTGCTTCGGAAGGTGAAGGCCTGGGCAACAAGTTCCTGGCCACCATCCGCGAAGCGGATGCGATCTGCCAGGTAACCCGTGCGTTCGTTAACGATGACGTGATCCACGTGAACGGCAAGGTGGACCCTGCTTCGGACATCGAGACCATCGCCACCGAACTGATCCTGGCTGACCTGCAGACCATCGAGAACCAGCTGCCTCGCCTGGAGAAGGAACTGCGCACCAAGAAGATCGAGAAGTCCTTCCTGGATGCAGTGCTGGCAGCGCAGAAGATCCTCGAAGAGGGCATCACCCTGTTCGCCGCGGCGAAGACCAAGGGTGTTGACCTTGAAGAGCTGGCGCCGATGCAGCTGATGACCACCAAGCCATTCATCTACGTGTTCAACACCGATGAGGCTGGTCTGGCCGATGCCGAGATGCAGGCCAAGCTCTCCGCGCTGGTTGCTCCAGCCGAGGCTATCTTCCTGGACGCCCAGTTCGAGTCCGAGCTCGCCGAGCTGGAAGAGGACGAAGCCGAGGAAATGATGGAAGACGCCGGCATCGAAGAGTCCGGCCTGGACAAGCTGGCCCGCGTCGGCTTCGACACCCTGGGCCTGCAGACCTACCTGACCGCTGGTCCGAAGGAATCGCGCGCCTGGACCGTTCGAAAGGGTGCCACCGCGCCTGAGGCGGCCGGCGTCATCCACACCGACTTCCAGCGTGGCTTCATTAAGGCCGAGGTCATCGGCTTTGAAGACCTGGTTGCCGCCGGTTCGGTGGCTAATGCCAAGTCTGCGGGCAAGGCCCGTATTGAAGGCAAGGACTACATCATGAAGGACGGCGACGTCGTGGAGTTCCGGACGGGACTTACGTCTGGAAGTAAGAAATAG